Within Streptomyces roseirectus, the genomic segment CGAGGTCATCAAGCAGGGCCAGGAGAACGACGTCATCGGCAAGATGAAGGTCTCGGCGCTTCTGGAGTCCCTGCCGGGCGTGGGCAAGGTCCGCGCCAAGCAGATCATGGAGCGACTCGGCATCTCCGAGAGCCGTCGCGTGCGCGGCCTCGGTTCCAACCAGATCGCTTCCCTGGAGCGTGAGTTCGGCAGCACCGGTTCCTGATCCCGGCACCGCCGGACAGGGCGTCCCGGGCACGCCGGGATTGCTGGAATAATCGCTGCATGGCTGCAACATTCCGGGGGACGACCCCCGAGCCCCCGGGCGTACGTCCGCGGCTGACCGTGCTCTCCGGCCCCTCGGGGGTCGGCAAGAGCACGGTCGTCGCCCATATGCGCAAGGCTCATCCCGAGGTGTGGCTCTCGGTGTCGGCGACGACCCGCAAGCCCCGCCCCGGTGAGAAGGACGGGGTCCACTACTTCTTCGTCAGCGACGACGAGATGGACAAGCTCATCGCCAACGGCGAGCTGCTGGAGTGGGCCGAGTTCGCCGGCAACCGCTACGGCACGCCCCGCGCGGCCGTGCTGGAGCGGCTGGAGAACGGCGAACCGGTGCTCCTGGAGATCGACCTCCAGGGCGCGCGGCAGGTCCGCGAGTCCATGGCCGACGCGCAACTGGTGTTCCTCGCGCCGCCCTCCTGGGAGGAGCTGGTGCGCAGGCTCACCGGGCGCGGGACCGAGGCGCCCGACGTGATCGAGCGTCGGCTCGACGCCGCCAAGGTCGAACTCGCGGCCGAGCCCGAGTTCGACGAGACGCTGGTCAACACCTCTGTCGAGGATGTGGCGCGTGAGCTGCTAGCCTTGATGGATGTGGTGTGACCGTTACGGTCACCAACATCTTTGAGCAACACAGTCTGAGATTCTTTCCCATCCACGGAAGGTAGAGCGTGTCCTCTTCCATCTCCGCGCCCGAGGGCATCATCAACCCTCCGATCGACGAGCTCCTCGAAGCCACGGACTCGAAGTACAGCCTCGTGATCTACGCGGCCAAGCGCGCCCGCCAGATCAACGCGTACTACTCGCAGCTCGGTGAGGGCCTTCTGGAGTACGTCGGTCCCCTCGTCGACACGCACGTCCACGAGAAGCCGCTGTCGATCGCGCTGCGCGAGATCAACGCCGGTCTGCTGACGTCCGAGGCCGTTCCGGACCCGGCGTAGCGGTAGACCTCGTAAGTACTACTGTCGGTTCGCGACCGACTTATCCACAGGCCCGGCAAGCACCTTGCCGGGCCTGTGGTGTGTCATGGGGGTACGGATTTCCGAGATCGCATCGGGGAGTGGGGAGTGACGGTGGACAAGCCCAAGGTCGTCCTGGGGGTCAGCGGTGGCATCGCCGCGTACAAGGCGTGCGAGCTGCTGCGCCGACTGACCGAATCGGGGCACGA encodes:
- the gmk gene encoding guanylate kinase, encoding MAATFRGTTPEPPGVRPRLTVLSGPSGVGKSTVVAHMRKAHPEVWLSVSATTRKPRPGEKDGVHYFFVSDDEMDKLIANGELLEWAEFAGNRYGTPRAAVLERLENGEPVLLEIDLQGARQVRESMADAQLVFLAPPSWEELVRRLTGRGTEAPDVIERRLDAAKVELAAEPEFDETLVNTSVEDVARELLALMDVV
- the rpoZ gene encoding DNA-directed RNA polymerase subunit omega: MSSSISAPEGIINPPIDELLEATDSKYSLVIYAAKRARQINAYYSQLGEGLLEYVGPLVDTHVHEKPLSIALREINAGLLTSEAVPDPA
- a CDS encoding integration host factor, translated to MALPPLTPEQRAAALEKAAAARRERAEVKNRLKHSGASLHEVIKQGQENDVIGKMKVSALLESLPGVGKVRAKQIMERLGISESRRVRGLGSNQIASLEREFGSTGS